A genomic window from Salvia hispanica cultivar TCC Black 2014 chromosome 5, UniMelb_Shisp_WGS_1.0, whole genome shotgun sequence includes:
- the LOC125188249 gene encoding serine protease SPPA, chloroplastic-like isoform X3, whose product MAKVLPTIHLQTTCSMKCQPSFSMLPSTLHLEKKPPLFYHRNRSFQRLSTRSLETESDGKLSDVGREEAELMGDASSDSSAHVDDEYPSGEFVYKENDVWKDLVVKSRMLIAWPWQRVKKGSVLTMKIRGEISDQLKSRFSSGLSLPQICENFIKAAYDPRISGIYLHIEPLSCGWGKVEEIYRHVVDFKKSGKFVVGYVPVCGEKEYYIGSVCEELYAPPSAYFQLYGLTVQASFLGGVLEKIGIEPQVQRIGKYKSAGDQLTRKNISDENREMLTALLDNIYGNWVEKISLAKGKKKEDIVSFINEGVYEINRLKEDGWITDIKYDDEVESLLKQRLEIPSDKKLPTVDYRKYSRVKKWTLGLTGYRNQIVVIRASGSISRVRGAFSTSNSGIVAEQFIEKIRTVRDSKKYKAVVIRIDSPGGDALASDLMWREIKLLAASKPVIASMADVAASGGYYMAMAAQTIVAENLTLTGSIGVVTGKFNLGGLYEKIGFNKEIISRGRYAELTAAEQRPFRDDEAELFAKSAQNAYRGFRDKAASSRSMTV is encoded by the exons ATGGCGAAAGTGCTTCCTACAATCCACCTGCAAACCACATGTTCGATGAAATGCCAACCGTCTTTCTCTATGCTTCCTTCAACACTTCACTTAGAGAAGAAGCCGCCGCTGTTCTACCACAGGAACCGCAGTTTTCAGCGCCTCTCGACCAGGTCGTTGGAGACGGAGAGCGACGGGAAATTATCCGATGTGGGGAGAGAGGAAGCTGAGTTGATGGGTGATGCAAGCTCTGATTCTAGTGCCCACGTTGATGATGAGTACCCTAGTGGTGAGTTTGTGTATAAGGAGAATGATGTTTGGAAAGATTTGGTCGTCAAGTCCAGAATGTTGATCGCTTGGCCATGGCAGCGTGTCAAGAAAGGCAGTGTGCTCACGATGAAGATACGTGGCGAG ATATCTGATCAATTGAAAAGCCGTTTCTCCTCAGGATTATCTCTACCTCAAATTTGTGAGAATTTTATAAAAGCAGCTTATGATCCTCGTATTTCGGGTATTTATCTCCACATTGAACCGTTGAGTTGTGGGTGGGGGAAGGTTGAAGAAATTTACCGGCATGTTGTGGACTTCAAGAAATCAG GCAAGTTTGTTGTGGGCTATGTTCCAGTATGTGGAGAGAAGGAGTACTACATAGGCAGTGTTTGTGAAGAGCTTTATGCCCCACCAAGTGCTTACTTTCAGTTGTATGGGCTGACTGTTCAGGCATCATTCCTTGGAG GTGTCCTGGAGAAAATTGGGATCGAGCCTCAAGTTCAACGGATTGGTAAATATAAGAGTGCTGGAGATCAACTTACACGTAAAAACATATCTGATGAAAACCGTGAGATGTTAACGGCTTTGCTCGAcaatatttatggaaattggGTAGAAAAAATTTCTCTCGCTAAAG gaaagaaaaaagaagacatTGTGAGCTTTATCAATGAAGgagtatatgaaattaatagaCTGAAGGAAGATGGCTGGATAACTGATATAAAATACGATGATGAG GTCGAATCACTTCTAAAACAGCGTCTGGAAATTCCTAGTGATAAAAAACTTCCTACAGTTGACTATAG GAAATACTCCCGTGTCAAGAAATGGACTTTAGGATTGACTGGCTATAGAAATCAGATTGTCGTAATCAGGGCCTCTGGAAGCATTAGCCGTGTTCGTGGTGCATTCAGTACGTCCAACTCAGGGATTGTTGCTGAGCAATTCATTGAAAAGATTCGCACCGTAAGAG ATTCCAAAAAGTACAAGGCAGTCGTCATTCGCATTGACAGTCCTGGAGGAGATGCCCTTGCATCTGATTT AATGTGGAGAGAAATCAAACTTTTGGCTGCATCAAAGCCTGTAATTGCATCAATGGCTGATGTTGCTGCTAGTGGAGGATATTATATGGCCATGGCTGCGCAGACTATAGTTGCAGAAAATCTTACTTTAACTGGTTCAATTGGAGTTGTGACAG GAAAGTTTAATTTGGGGGGTCTCTATGAAAAAATTGGTTTCAACAAGGAGATCATATCTAGGGGAAGATATGCAGAGCTTACTGCAGCTGAACAGAGACCATTCAG
- the LOC125186074 gene encoding adenylate kinase 4-like isoform X3, whose translation MSAPANLEDMPSVDLMTELLRRLKCQTKPDKRLILVGPPGSGKGTQSPIVKDEYCLCHLATGDMLRAAVTAKTPLGIKAKEAMEKGELVTDDLVIGIIDDALKKPSCQKGFILDGFPRTVVQAKKLDEMLAKRGVKVDKVLNFAIDDAILEERITGRWIHPSSGRSYHTKFAPPKVPGVDDVTGEPLIQRKDDTAAVLKSRLEAFHKQTKPFYLASSYA comes from the exons ATGTCTGCTCCGGCGAATCTCGAGGACATGCCATCGGTGGATCTCATGACGGAGCTCCTCCGCCGTCTAAAATGCCAAACCAAGCCTGACAAACGTCTCATTTTAGTTg GTCCACCAGGTTCTGGAAAAGGTACTCAATCACCAATTGTGAAGGATGAGTATTGTTTATGCCATCTGGCTACTGGGGATATGTTGAGAGCTGCTGTCACTGCAAAGACTCCCCTTGGAATCAAGGCGAAAGAGGCCATGGAAAAG GGAGAACTTGTTACTGATGATTTGGTTATTGGGATAATAGATGATGCACTAAAGAAGCCTTCCTGTCAGAAAGGTTTTATTCTTGATGGATTCCCAAGGACAGTTGTCCAAGCAAAAAAG CTCGATGAGATGCTTGCCAAACGTGGAGTTAAGGTTGACAAGGTTTTGAACTTTGCAATTGATGATGCTATCTTGGAGGAGAGAATTACTGGTCGCTGGATCCACCCTTCCAGTGGCCGTTCCTACCACACCAAATTTGCACCTCCCAAAGTTCCTGGTGTAGATGAT GTAACTGGAGAGCCATTGATTCAACGTAAGGACGATACTGCAGCTGTTCTAAAGTCAAGGCTTGAAGCTTTCCACAAGCAAACTAAACCA TTTTATCTGGCTTCATCATATGCATAA
- the LOC125186074 gene encoding adenylate kinase 4-like isoform X2, producing MSAPANLEDMPSVDLMTELLRRLKCQTKPDKRLILVGPPGSGKGTQSPIVKDEYCLCHLATGDMLRAAVTAKTPLGIKAKEAMEKGELVTDDLVIGIIDDALKKPSCQKGFILDGFPRTVVQAKKLDEMLAKRGVKVDKVLNFAIDDAILEERITGRWIHPSSGRSYHTKFAPPKVPGVDDVTGEPLIQRKDDTAAVLKSRLEAFHKQTKPVIDYYSKLGVVANLHAEKTPQEVTVEVKKALS from the exons ATGTCTGCTCCGGCGAATCTCGAGGACATGCCATCGGTGGATCTCATGACGGAGCTCCTCCGCCGTCTAAAATGCCAAACCAAGCCTGACAAACGTCTCATTTTAGTTg GTCCACCAGGTTCTGGAAAAGGTACTCAATCACCAATTGTGAAGGATGAGTATTGTTTATGCCATCTGGCTACTGGGGATATGTTGAGAGCTGCTGTCACTGCAAAGACTCCCCTTGGAATCAAGGCGAAAGAGGCCATGGAAAAG GGAGAACTTGTTACTGATGATTTGGTTATTGGGATAATAGATGATGCACTAAAGAAGCCTTCCTGTCAGAAAGGTTTTATTCTTGATGGATTCCCAAGGACAGTTGTCCAAGCAAAAAAG CTCGATGAGATGCTTGCCAAACGTGGAGTTAAGGTTGACAAGGTTTTGAACTTTGCAATTGATGATGCTATCTTGGAGGAGAGAATTACTGGTCGCTGGATCCACCCTTCCAGTGGCCGTTCCTACCACACCAAATTTGCACCTCCCAAAGTTCCTGGTGTAGATGAT GTAACTGGAGAGCCATTGATTCAACGTAAGGACGATACTGCAGCTGTTCTAAAGTCAAGGCTTGAAGCTTTCCACAAGCAAACTAAACCA GTCATTGATTACTATAGCAAATTGGGCGTGGTTGCAAACCTCCATGCGGAGAAAACTCCTCAAGAGGTGACGGTAGAGGTCAAGAAGGCACTCTCCTGA
- the LOC125189309 gene encoding uncharacterized protein LOC125189309 has protein sequence MERRSPRTPRESVYRPYIDLLADDSPSTVPETQYADIETFSFEDLGLSPIRETPDEAEPAARGRSKGKGKVRGGGRGKGKGKVPSSSSHTGAEEEEGEDETERRTIWSVWENAALAKAWIGVVEDPYVGANQYVDRMWHRISATYRNVKPSGAKPRTPEQCRKQWLRLRPKLSRFAALYQNNMRMVTSGMSRMM, from the coding sequence ATGGAGAGGCGGAGCCCGAGGACGCCTAGGGAATCTGTCTATCGgccatatatagatttgttggccGATGATTCCCCTAGTACTGTTCCGGAGACTCAGTACGCCGACATcgagactttctcttttgaggatCTGGGGCTATCGCCGATCCGTGAGACTCCCGATGAGGCGGAGCCTGCTGCAAGGGGCAGGAGCAAAGGCAAGGGCAAGGTCAGGGGCGGGGgtaggggcaagggcaagggcaaagtCCCGAGCTCTTCCTCGCACACGGgggcagaggaggaggagggcgaGGATGAGACTGAGAGGAGGACGATCTGGTCCGTGTGGGAAAATGCCGCGCTTGCGAAGGCATGGATCGGTGTTGTAGAGGATCCCTATGTCGGGGCGAACCAGTATGTTGACCGAATGTGGCATCGCATTAGTGCCACCTACCGCAACGTCAAACCGTCTGGGGCGAAGCCTCGCACACCCGAGCAATGCCGGAAACAGTGGCTTCGGTTGAGGCCTAAGCTCAGTCGTTTTGCCGCCctctaccaaaacaacatGCGCATGGTAACCAGCGGCATGTCTAGGATGATGTGA
- the LOC125190526 gene encoding probable aspartyl aminopeptidase encodes MENPVAIDLVDFLNASPTAFHAVDEAKKRLRSAGYTQLSERDDWKLEAGKKYYFTRNHSTIVAFAVGKKYVAGNGIFIIGAHTDSPCLKLKPITKVTKGGYLEVGVQPYGGGLWHTWFDRDLTIAGRVIIREKKDGSYSHRLIRIEEPIMRIPTLAIHLDREVNEGFKVNKQTHLAPVLATSVKAELDKLTTGNGSTGTGLGDGKKIDGNTKTNEKHHPLLLQLISAQLGCEPDDICDFELQACDTQKSIVAGALKEFIFSGRLDNLCMSFCSLKALIDSTSSESSLQEETGVRMVALFDHEEVGSDSAQGAGSPVTLDTLSRITSSFSSDTKLLPKAIQNSYLVSADMAHALHPNYMDKHEENHQPKLHGGLVIKHNANQRYATNAVTAFLFREIAAKHNLPVQDFVIRSDMLCGSTIGPILASGVGIRTVDVGTPQLSMHSIREMCAVDDVKHSYEHFVAFFQEFSHLDAKLAVDV; translated from the exons ATGGAAAACCCAGTAGCGATCGATCTTGTGGATTTTTTGAATGCCTCACCAACAGCTTTCCATGCAGTAG ACGAAGCGAAGAAGCGACTGAGAAGCGCAGGATATACCCAATTGTCGGAGAGGGATGACTGGAAACTAGAAGCTGGCAAGAAATATTACTTCACCAGGAATCACTCTACCATCGTTGCATTTGCTGTTGGTAAAAA gTATGTAGCTGGGAACGGCATTTTCATAATTGGTGCTCATACAGATAGCCCGTGTCTAAAACTTAAACCAATTACTAAG GTTACAAAAGGTGGGTATCTGGAAGTTGGTGTGCAACCTTATGGAGGTGGGCTGTGGCACACATGGTTCGACCGTGACTTGACTATTGCAGGAAGAGTAATaattagagagaagaaagatggttcCTACTCGCACAGGCTTATCAGGATTGAGGAGCCCATTATGCGTATTCCAACTCTGGCAATACACTTAGACAG GGAAGTGAATGAGGGCTTCAAGGTTAACAAACAGACTCACCTTGCTCCTGTGTTGGCTACTTCAGTTAAg GCTGAGCTTGATAAACTAACTACCGGGAATGGTTCCACTGGAACTGGATTGGGTGATGGGAAGAAGATCGATGGAAACACAAAGACAAACGAAAAGCACCATCCCCTTCTATTGCAG CTAATTTCTGCCCAGCTAGGGTGTGAGCCGGATGACATATGTGATTTTGAACTGCAAGCATGCGATACTCAAAAAAGCATTGTTGCTGGTGCATTGAAGGAATTTATTTTCTCTGGAAGACTGGATAACCTGTGCATGTCATTTTGCTCTTTAAAG GCGCTGATAGATTCAACTTCCTCAGAAAGTAGTCTCCAGGAGGAGACTGGCGTAAGAATGGTTGCCTTGTTTGATCACGAGGAGGTTGGGTCTGATTCTGCACAAGGAGCGGGATCCCCTGTGACGTTGGATACTTTATCACGCATCACCAGTTCCTTCAGCTCAGATACAAAG TTGCTACCAAAAGCAATCCAAAACAGCTATCTCGTATCAGCTGATATGGCTCACGCCTTGCACCCAAATTATATG GATAAACATGAAGAAAACCATCAGCCAAAGCTGCACGGTGGACTTGTCATTAAGCACAACGCAAACCAAAGATATGCAACAAATGCTGTAACAGCCTTCTTATTCAGGGAAATAGCAGCCAAGCACAACCTCCCCGTGCAG GATTTTGTGATCCGCAGTGACATGCTGTGCGGCTCAACAATTGGTCCAATTTTGGCGAGTGGAGTGGGTATTCGAACAGTTGATGTTGGAACCCCACAACTTTCCATGCATAGCATCAGAGAAATGTGTGCAGTGGACGACGTCAAGCACTCTTACGAGCACTTTGTGGCCTTCTTTCAGGAGTTCTCACATCTTGATGCTAAACTGGCCGTCGATGTCTAG
- the LOC125186074 gene encoding adenylate kinase 4-like isoform X1, producing the protein MSAPANLEDMPSVDLMTELLRRLKCQTKPDKRLILVGPPGSGKGTQSPIVKDEYCLCHLATGDMLRAAVTAKTPLGIKAKEAMEKGELVTDDLVIGIIDDALKKPSCQKGFILDGFPRTVVQAKKLDEMLAKRGVKVDKVLNFAIDDAILEERITGRWIHPSSGRSYHTKFAPPKVPGVDDVTGEPLIQRKDDTAAVLKSRLEAFHKQTKPMVGQTNSHKDIFRDMPHVTLLFIFSNRTPNGFSFYTNFYKNLCRMRIH; encoded by the exons ATGTCTGCTCCGGCGAATCTCGAGGACATGCCATCGGTGGATCTCATGACGGAGCTCCTCCGCCGTCTAAAATGCCAAACCAAGCCTGACAAACGTCTCATTTTAGTTg GTCCACCAGGTTCTGGAAAAGGTACTCAATCACCAATTGTGAAGGATGAGTATTGTTTATGCCATCTGGCTACTGGGGATATGTTGAGAGCTGCTGTCACTGCAAAGACTCCCCTTGGAATCAAGGCGAAAGAGGCCATGGAAAAG GGAGAACTTGTTACTGATGATTTGGTTATTGGGATAATAGATGATGCACTAAAGAAGCCTTCCTGTCAGAAAGGTTTTATTCTTGATGGATTCCCAAGGACAGTTGTCCAAGCAAAAAAG CTCGATGAGATGCTTGCCAAACGTGGAGTTAAGGTTGACAAGGTTTTGAACTTTGCAATTGATGATGCTATCTTGGAGGAGAGAATTACTGGTCGCTGGATCCACCCTTCCAGTGGCCGTTCCTACCACACCAAATTTGCACCTCCCAAAGTTCCTGGTGTAGATGAT GTAACTGGAGAGCCATTGATTCAACGTAAGGACGATACTGCAGCTGTTCTAAAGTCAAGGCTTGAAGCTTTCCACAAGCAAACTAAACCA ATGGTTGGACAAACAAACAGCCACAAAGATATCTTCAGGGACATGCCTCATGTTACAttgcttttcattttttccaacAGAACGCCTAATGGATTCTCATTCTACACAAATTTCTACAAAAATTTGTGTAGAATGAGAATCCATTAG